The genomic window ATTCTTGGCATTAATATCAGTAAGATCTAGAGCACGTTCATTAACATCTACAGCATAAATTTGCGCATTAGGGGATTCAAAACCTAAAGCCAAACTAATAGCACCCCAGCCGCAACCGATGTCGAAAAATCGCCCATTTTCTGGAGGCTGTGGAGCGTGTTTAAGTAGAACTGCAGTGCCTAAATCAAGCTTAGAGGAGCTAAAAACTCCATTAGAAACCTGCACGCTAACCTCGTGACCACGCAAATCAACATGCAAAGTTCGTCTTAAGTCTAAAGAGTTTGGATTAGCGGAAAAATACTGTTCGCCGCCAGTTTTAGCTTCTTTAGTATTTTTGTTTGTTTTAGTAGCATTAATGCTGCTCGTCTTTTTAGTTTTATTAAAAGTGTTAATAGCCATTTTAGTGTTGCGTTAAAAATTATGTCTTCTAGATTCACAATAATAAAACAAACGTTGTAAATCGTGTATTAACAGGGGATTTAGCGTTAGTAGTTAAAGCAAAATAGCAAAGGGCATAGTTTTGGTAGATACTTTAGCAAACAGCAATTTGGCGAGTGGTGATAATAATATGCCTGAGCATAAAAATGAGCATAAAGACGTTCTTTCAGGACATTCCGAAGTACTACTAGATTCCACAAACACTGGATCAAGCCTAGAAAGTAACGATGAAGCTTGGCAAGAGCGCGAATCAAGAAACGCCTTAAAACGAGTTGCGGGTCTTGGAGAATTACAAGACGTAACCGAAGTAGAATACAGAAAACTAAGACTAGAACGCGTTGTTTTAGTAGGAGTATGGTCTAGCGCTCGCGGAACTTTAAGCCAAGCAGAAGAGTCCCTTAGAGAGTTGGCGGCGCTTGCTAAAACAGCTGGCGCAGTAGTATGCGACGGCATGTTGCAGCAAAGATACAGACCAGATGCAGCAACGTATGTTGGTTCTGGAAAAGCGCGTGAACTTGCAGCGGTTGTGGCGCAAAATGATGCGGATACGATTGTGGTAGACGACGATCTTCCACCAAGCCAAAGAAGAGCTTTGGAAGATGCCACTAAAGTCAAGGTTGTAGACAGAACGGCTGTTATTCTAGACATTTTCGCTCAGCATGCAACAAGTAGGGAAGGAAAGGCACAAGTCGAGCTTGCTCAGCTTCAATACATGCTTCCGCGACTTAGAGGTTGGGGTGCTGCTCTTTCTAGGCAGGCTGGTGGTCGCGCTGCAGGAGATGCAGGAATAGGCTCTAGAGGCCCTGGAGAAACAAAAATCGAAATGGATAGGCGCGCAATTAGGAATCGAATTTCAAAATTGCGTCACGACATTGCACTAATGGCACCAACTCGCGAGACAAAGCGCGGATCTAGGCGTCGTCAAGATATTCCAACTGTTGCAGTAGTAGGGTATACAAATGCTGGAAAATCTTCGATTATAAACAGACTTACAGGATCTAAAGAACTTGTAGAAAACGCGCTTTTTGCAACTTTGGATACTGCTGTTCGAAAATCTTTAACTAAAGATGGTCGCGCTTATACACTTGTAGACACTGTTGGCTTCGTTAGAAGGCTGCCTACTCAGCTAGTAGAAGCGTTTAAATCAACTTTGGAAGAAGTTGGTAATGCAGATGTAATTTTGCACGTAGTTGACGGTTCTCACCCAGACCCTGTTTCTCAAATTGAGGCAGTTAACGAGGTTTTAGCTCAAATTGACGGTGTGGAAGATATAGCGCAAATTATTGCTTTTAATAAGTCGGATGTTATGCAAGAACCAATGCGTTTACGCTTGCAATCGTTGTATCCTGATTCTTTAATTGTGTCTGCTGCAAGTGGAACAAATATTGACCGTTTAAGAACGCGTATAGAAAATTTGTTACCTTCACCACATGTTCATGTTAAAGTTACATTGCCTTATAGCGATTATTCTGGGTCTTTGCTATCTAGAGTTAGGGAAAACGGTATTGTAAAATCCGCGGAATATAAGGATTCTGGTGTAGAATTAGATGCTTTTGTTGGCGATTCTTTGGCTGCAAAACTTATGCAAATTGCACTTTAAACAAAATTCCGGTGGTGTGATTAAAGTAAAAACTGTTTATACACATATAGCTCTTAATGTGAGAGCAGCCCTTGTATTTTTCTATTTATAAGTTATAAGGGTCGACTCGGTTTGTGGAAAAGGGGTTTTTCTAATGGTGAGTTCTCAGGTTAAGCCAACTAAGCTTGCGATTATTGGTGCTGGTGCAGTAGGTTCCACGCTTGCGTTTGCTGCAGCTCAGCGCGGTGTTGCTCGTGAAATTGTGCTTGAGGATATCGCTAAGGAACGTGTTGAGGCAGAAGTGCTCGATATGCAGCATGGTTCTAGCTTCTATCCAGCCGTTTCTATTGATGGCTCAGATGACGTTGAAATCTGCCGTGACGCAGACATGGTTGTTATTACTGCTGGTGCTCGTCAAAAGCCTGGTCAGACTCGCTTGGAGCTTGCAGGTGCAACCATCAACATTATGAAGTCGATTATTCCTAATGTTGTGAAGGTCGCTCCAAACGCTATCTACATGCTTATTACAAATCCTGTGGATGTTGTTACGCATGTTTCTATGAAGCTTTCTGGTCTTCCTGCTAATCAAATGTTTGGATCTGGTACAAACCTTGATTCTGCACGTTTGCGCTTCCTTATTGCGCAGCAAACTGGTGTGAATGTTAAGAATGTTCACGCTTATATTGCTGGCGAGCATGGCGATTCCGAAGTTCCTCTTTGGGCTTCTGCAACTATTGGTGGTGTTCCAATGTGCGAGTGGAATGCTCTTCCAGGTCATGAGCCATTGGATGAAGCTAAGCGCGAAGAGATTCATCAAGAAGTTAAGAACGCAGCTTACAAGATTATTAACGGTAAGGGCGCTACAAACTACGCTATCGCTATGTCTGGTGTTGATATTGTTGAAGCCGTTCTTCGCGATACTAACCGCATTTTGCCAGTATCTTCTCTTCTTGACGATTTCCATGGAATCTCAGACGTCTGCATGTCCGTTCCAACTTTGTTGAACCGTAATGGCGTAAACTCTCGCTTGAACACTCCAGTTTCGGATCGCGAGCTTGCTGCTTTGAAGCGTTCTGCTGAAACTCTTCGTCAGGCTGCTGCAGAGTTTGGATTCTAATTAATATTAGCTGTTCATAAAACGCTAATTATTAAAATTTAAATTTTGAAAGTCGTTCCTTCAATCTTTGTTTTGGGGGAGCGACTTTTAAATTATGAACAAGATTTATAAAATTTGATTGTATAGGTTGTATAAATTTGCTTAAAAGGGGATTTTGAATGTTTAATCATAAAAATCTTGAGACAGATACTGTGTTAATGCACAAGTTTGAAGATTTGAGATCTCAATTTCCAATTTTAGGTAGCAAAGTACATTCAAAACCCTTGATTTACTTAGATTCTGCAGCTACTGCTCAAAAGCCGCAGGTTGTAATCGATGCAGAGAGCGAATTTTATAAGACTATTAATGCTGGCGTGCATAGGGGGGCGCACGAGTTGGCGGCGCTTTCGACAGTTGCCTTTGAAGAAGCACGTGCAAAAGTTGCAAAACTCGTTGGTGCTTGTAGTGAAGAAGGAAACGAAGAGATTATTGTTACGCCTGGTGCTACGGGCGCTCTAAATCTTCTTGCCACTTCTATTGGAAACGCTACGATTAACGCTAGATTAAATCGCAATGGTTTTGCGGAAGATAACTTAACTTTGCGCCAGCATTTTGTGATTAATGAGGGAGATAATATTGTTGTTTCTCGCTCAGACCATCATTCTGTTTTGTTGCCGTTCCAAGAGCTTGCGATTCGATCGGGTGCAGAGCTTCGCTGGATCGATGTAAGTGAAGATGGTCGAGTGCGGGCGGACGCGGATTATTTGAGCACGATTGTTGACGAGCGCACGAAAATCGTTGCAGTTACGCATATTAGCAATGTTACTGGCGCTATTACGGACGTTTCGCCGATTTGCAAGCGTGCGCATGAGGTTGGTGCAATTTTTGTTCTTGACGCCTGCCAGTCCGTTCCACATATTCCAGTTGATTTTCATGCGCTAGATGTTGATTTTGCAGCATTTAGCGCGCATAAAATGTACGGCCCTACGGGTGTTGGGTTCTTGTATGGACGCCGCAATCTTTTGAACAGTCTTCCACCAGCCAATTTTGGTGGATCTATGGTGGAGCTTGCGTGGCTTAACAAGCCAGCGCAATATATGCAAGCGCCTTACCGTTTTGAGGCGGGAACTCAGCCAGTTGCGCAAATGGTTGCTGCAGGAGTAGCTGCGGATTGGCTGCGCGCGTTGGGCATGAACCGAGTTGCAGAGCACGAGCAGGAACTTGCTGCAGAATTGTTGAAATTGCAGGATGTTCCAGGCGTTCGCGTGCTTGGACCGCTTGATTTAAACAACCGTATTGCAACGGTTTCTTTTGAGGTTGAAGGCGTGCATCCGCACGATGTTGGCCAGTTTTTGGATGCGCAAGGAATTGCGATTCGCGTTGGACATCATTGTGCTCAGCCGATTCATCGCCATTTTGGCGTGTATGCTTCAAATCGCGCGTCTGTTGGAGTTTATAACACAATCGAAGAAGCTCGCGCGCTTGTGGAAGCTGTTTCCCATGTTCGCGCATACTTTGGTGCATAGTATTGTCAAATAAAATTCAAATAGAATTCAAATAAAATACTGTTTAATAACAAATA from Gardnerella vaginalis ATCC 14018 = JCM 11026 includes these protein-coding regions:
- the hflX gene encoding GTPase HflX — protein: MPEHKNEHKDVLSGHSEVLLDSTNTGSSLESNDEAWQERESRNALKRVAGLGELQDVTEVEYRKLRLERVVLVGVWSSARGTLSQAEESLRELAALAKTAGAVVCDGMLQQRYRPDAATYVGSGKARELAAVVAQNDADTIVVDDDLPPSQRRALEDATKVKVVDRTAVILDIFAQHATSREGKAQVELAQLQYMLPRLRGWGAALSRQAGGRAAGDAGIGSRGPGETKIEMDRRAIRNRISKLRHDIALMAPTRETKRGSRRRQDIPTVAVVGYTNAGKSSIINRLTGSKELVENALFATLDTAVRKSLTKDGRAYTLVDTVGFVRRLPTQLVEAFKSTLEEVGNADVILHVVDGSHPDPVSQIEAVNEVLAQIDGVEDIAQIIAFNKSDVMQEPMRLRLQSLYPDSLIVSAASGTNIDRLRTRIENLLPSPHVHVKVTLPYSDYSGSLLSRVRENGIVKSAEYKDSGVELDAFVGDSLAAKLMQIAL
- a CDS encoding class I SAM-dependent methyltransferase; its protein translation is MAINTFNKTKKTSSINATKTNKNTKEAKTGGEQYFSANPNSLDLRRTLHVDLRGHEVSVQVSNGVFSSSKLDLGTAVLLKHAPQPPENGRFFDIGCGWGAISLALGFESPNAQIYAVDVNERALDLTDINAKNAGLNNIHTYLVEDALKEDALKDIDLIWSNPPIRVGKDVLHNILITWLPRLKVGGAAYLVVQKNLGSDSLITWLSKTLGEDFSVEKYASSKGYRIIEVLRK
- a CDS encoding L-lactate dehydrogenase; the encoded protein is MVSSQVKPTKLAIIGAGAVGSTLAFAAAQRGVAREIVLEDIAKERVEAEVLDMQHGSSFYPAVSIDGSDDVEICRDADMVVITAGARQKPGQTRLELAGATINIMKSIIPNVVKVAPNAIYMLITNPVDVVTHVSMKLSGLPANQMFGSGTNLDSARLRFLIAQQTGVNVKNVHAYIAGEHGDSEVPLWASATIGGVPMCEWNALPGHEPLDEAKREEIHQEVKNAAYKIINGKGATNYAIAMSGVDIVEAVLRDTNRILPVSSLLDDFHGISDVCMSVPTLLNRNGVNSRLNTPVSDRELAALKRSAETLRQAAAEFGF
- a CDS encoding SufS family cysteine desulfurase, whose product is MFNHKNLETDTVLMHKFEDLRSQFPILGSKVHSKPLIYLDSAATAQKPQVVIDAESEFYKTINAGVHRGAHELAALSTVAFEEARAKVAKLVGACSEEGNEEIIVTPGATGALNLLATSIGNATINARLNRNGFAEDNLTLRQHFVINEGDNIVVSRSDHHSVLLPFQELAIRSGAELRWIDVSEDGRVRADADYLSTIVDERTKIVAVTHISNVTGAITDVSPICKRAHEVGAIFVLDACQSVPHIPVDFHALDVDFAAFSAHKMYGPTGVGFLYGRRNLLNSLPPANFGGSMVELAWLNKPAQYMQAPYRFEAGTQPVAQMVAAGVAADWLRALGMNRVAEHEQELAAELLKLQDVPGVRVLGPLDLNNRIATVSFEVEGVHPHDVGQFLDAQGIAIRVGHHCAQPIHRHFGVYASNRASVGVYNTIEEARALVEAVSHVRAYFGA